In Montipora capricornis isolate CH-2021 chromosome 4, ASM3666992v2, whole genome shotgun sequence, a single genomic region encodes these proteins:
- the LOC138044848 gene encoding uncharacterized protein: MRERRRRQLSMHVMLQNLARRRRVLNVAVLLLLLISQLNNITVPSPVRSCRRVKRNAGWWDKVCNTYSDARFKKTFRVSRSTFNYIMNRIEPFIIKQTVSEDPIPADLRLAICLYRLGRGDYLYTIAEMSGLGVSTVSLIVREVCQVLVDHLWNETVSSHMPKTREDFKRKILDMKECWQFPCCWAAIDGCHIPMKCPPRGLEACKEYHNFKNFYSIVLMAMVDSHYRFVWGSCGFPGNSHDAVIFRSTDLWSCIQNGFIPSIGKTEGDINIPPLMVGDSAFPLRTWLMKPFTNAVLTAQQRYFNYRLSRARMVSEGAYGQLKGRWRVLLRKSESSRDVVRMMTLACMVLHNICIMQGDSISRKLDLSSDGNGQKRNREGIRKLLQIRDCSSIRDTSFEANKVRDALCKKLWCEKETGEVC; this comes from the coding sequence ATGAGAGAGAGGAGAAGAAGGCAACTCAGCATGCATGTAATGTTGCAAAACCTTGCGAGGAGGAGACGAGTTTTGAATGTTGCCGTCTTGCTGCTGCTACTAATTTCTCAATTAAACAACATCACTGTTCCTAGTCCAGTTCGTTCTTGTCGTCGAGTTAAGCGGAATGCTGGATGGTGGGACAAGGTATGCAACACATATTCAGACGCACGGTTCAAGAAAACGTTTCGAGTGTCGAGATCAACATTTAATTACATTATGAACCGTATTGAGCCATTCATTATCAAGCAAACTGTTTCTGAAGACCCGATCCCGGCAGACCTGAGGCTGGCTATTTGCCTATATAGACTAGGAAGGGGAGATTACCTTTATACAATTGCGGAAATGAGTGGACTTGGCGTCTCTACTGTCTCCTTAATCGTGCGTGAAGTTTGTCAAGTCCTCGTAGACCATTTGTGGAATGAAACTGTGTCAAGTCACATGCCCAAAACACGAGAAGATTTCAAGAGAAAAATCCTTGATATGAAGGAATGTTGGCAATTTCCATGCTGTTGGGCAGCGATAGATGGTTGCCATATACCAATGAAATGCCCTCCGAGAGGGCTAGAGGCATGCAAAGAgtatcataattttaaaaatttttattcaATTGTTTTGATGGCAATGGTAGATTCACACTATCGATTTGTATGGGGCAGTTGTGGATTCCCAGGGAATTCCCATGACGCAGTTATATTTCGATCTACTGACCTTTGGAGCTGCATTCAAAATGGTTTTATCCCATCAATTGGAAAAACTGAAGGGGATATTAATATCCCTCCCCTTATGGTCGGAGACTCTGCATTCCCTTTGCGAACATGGTTGATGAAACCATTTACAAATGCAGTTTTGACAGCCCAGCAACGATATTTCAATTACCGTTTGAGCAGAGCCCGTATGGTCTCAGAAGGTGCCTATGGCCAATTGAAGGGGAGGTGGAGGGTTCTACTTCGCAAGAGTGAGAGCAGCCGAGATGTTGTTCGCATGATGACATTGGCATGCATGGTGCTGCATAACATATGCATAATGCAAGGGGATTCAATTTCCAGAAAGTTGGATTTGAGCTCTGATGGAAATGGCCAAAAGCGAAACAGGGAGGGTATTAGAAAGCTATTGCAGATAAGGGATTGCTCCAGTATCAGGGATACCTCTTTTGAGGCAAATAAAGTCAGAGATGCACTCTGCAAGAAACTGTGGTGTGAAAAAGAAACAGGGGAAGTCTGTTAA
- the LOC138045815 gene encoding N-acetyllactosaminide beta-1,6-N-acetylglucosaminyl-transferase-like, with protein MRELTKSIPKGCKRRTTRRFVPFLCIFFVGIYIVCTPVCQYLKNNRKEPTTWSECERIITKNSWCSFSKFENSFCADKKPTETEVYSRYEEKGCNDVKEEFFPHPSPTQEEKDFPIAYAMVVFTNADLVEKVLQSIYMPQNVYCIHVDVKSSEAFRKAIRAMTACLDNVFLTDKAVDVIWPHVSILHAQINCLGDLMKSSVKWKYFMHVTGQELPLYNNAEIVRALANLNGSNNIESYAVPINHWHRYMYSHRADKVEGGQFHARYSWRRTNVEKRPPPWGIRIKKGSNFVALTREAASYILYDKVAIDFLSWLNDTSSPDEAFYSSLHQHPGFPGGIYGSQPEWIMRAVSWEYTGDVCFGQWIREVCWLTTRDLNWVLGANFRKKIFVTKIPFDHRDDIVKCLALARSIRRYGQVLL; from the exons ATGAGAG AACTCACGAAAAGTATTCCAAAAGGCTGCAAGAGGAGAACCACAAGAAGATTTGTACCTTTTCTGTGCATTTTCTTCGTCGGAATATACATTGTCTGCACACCGGTGTGCCAGTACCTCAAGAATAACAGAAAG GAACCCACAACGTGGTCGGAATGCGAGCGGATCATTACAAAAAATTCTTGGTGTTCCTTTTCCAAATTCGAAAATTCGTTTTGCGCCGATAAAAAACCAACAGAAACAGAAGTGTATTCCCGTTATGAAGAAAAAGGTTGCAATGATGTAAAAGAGGAATTTTTCCCTCATCCCTCTCCCACGCAAGAAGAAAAAGACTTCCCCATTGCTTATGCAATGGTTGTATTCACAAACGCAGATCTTGTAGAGAAGGTTTTACAATCCATCTATATGCCTCAGAATGTTTACTGCATACACGTGGATGTCAAATCATCTGAAGCATTTCGAAAAGCAATACGAGCCATGACTGCTTGCCTTGACAACGTTTTTCTGACTGATAAAGCTGTCGACGTGATATGGCCTCATGTTAGCATTCTTCACGCGCAAATTAACTGTCTAGGGGATTTAATGAAGAGCTCAGTAAAATGGAAATATTTTATGCATGTTACTGGGCAAGAGTTACCCCTTTACAATAATGCCGAAATTGTGCGAGCGCTCGCCAATCTGAACGGCTCCAACAACATCGAGAGTTATGCTGTTCCAATCAATCATTGGCATCGATATATGTATTCCCACAGAGCTGACAAGGTGGAAGGAGGCCAGTTTCATGCGAGATACTCATGGCGAAGGACGAACGTTGAGAAACGTCCTCCACCATGGGGAATTCGCATCAAGAAAGGGTCCAATTTTGTAGCACTCACACGAGAAGCAGCGAGTTATATTCTTTATGATAAAGTAGCGATTGATTTTTTGTCCTGGCTCAATGACACTTCTTCGCCTGACGAGGCATTCTACTCATCCCTTCACCAACACCCGGGATTCCCAGGTGGTATCTATGGTAGCCAGCCGGAGTGGATAATGCGCGCTGTGAGTTGGGAATATACAGGTGATGTTTGCTTTGGGCAATGGATCCGGGAAGTGTGCTGGCTCACGACAAGAGACCTAAACTGGGTACTGGGTGCAAATTTTCGCAAGAAAATCTTTGTCACCAAGATACCATTTGACCACAGGGATGATATTGTTAAATGTTTGGCTTTAGCACGCTCGATAAGAAGGTATGGGCAGGTACTACTTTAA
- the LOC138045817 gene encoding uncharacterized protein, producing MADVVGNENEDSRLDLRCLTTETERGSGFWNSSVVEMKFSVEKRWIKCVRKAENKPNYGMAQMDGQLEEVIGNKLELAGPLIDSYLKEIGKCMASKLNRSKATGLVNPVVLFFPWAVFRHVLTLVRGYSGDVTLTHSRLSITITERRSLVKLFSPSRFSGENFIAHRHFKKVPSKSGNKLLSVFHGRSLVVVTRNTPFKMDYYMKTERLTVTFYVQRCTADDFPVDTSLQALMNRPEE from the coding sequence atggcggatgtAGTGGGTAACGAAAACGAAGATTCAAGATTAGATTTACGATGTTTAACCACGGAAACGGAACGAGGATCTGGGTTTTGGAATTCTTCTGTtgttgaaatgaaattttcagtTGAAAAAAGGTGGATAAAGTGCGTTAGGAAAGCCGAAAACAAGCCCAATTATGGTATGGCACAAATGGACGGCCAGCTAGAGGAAGTCATTGGCAACAAATTGGAGCTAGCTGGGCCTTTAATTGACTCCTATttaaaagaaatcggaaaatgTATGGCTTCAAAGCTTAACAGATCCAAAGCCACGGGGTTAGTGAATCCTGTTGTTCTATTTTTCCCGTGGGCTGTGTTTCGCCATGTACTTACCCTCGTCAGGGGATACTCGGGCGACGTAACACTCACACATTCAAGACTTTCTATCACAATAACAGAAAGGCGTTCTCTTGTCAAACTATTCTCACCTTCAAGATTCTCAGGGGAAAACTTTATTGCCCACAGGCACTTCAAGAAAGTTCCATCAAAATCTGGAAACAAATTGCTGTCAGTGTTCCATGGGAGATCACTTGTGGTTGTGACAAGGAATACTCCTTTTAAAATGGACTACTACATGAAGACAGAGAGGTTAACAGTTACATTTTATGTTCAGCGCTGTACTGCAGACGACTTCCCTGTTGATACAAGCCTTCAAGCTCTAATGAACCGTCCAGAGGAGTAA